The Stenotrophomonas maltophilia sequence GCAGCGCCGATTCCAGTGCCAGTGCCACGCCGTAGCGCCGGCCCAGTTGCAGGGCGCTGTCCTGGATCAACAGGCCGCTGAGCATCGCGCCCAGCGAGAACGCGATCAGCAGCCCCCACAGGTGCCCGACGGCGCGCCAGTCCCCCTGTGCCAGTGCCATGCCGAGCTGGCTGGTGCTGCCGGTCATGTGGCTGACCGCCTGGTGCTCGAAACCGAGGAAGCCGACCACGTTGACCATGCCGGCCACGCACGAGAGCGCGACCGCGCCAATCCAGACCCAGGTGGGCAGGCGTATTCCCATCGACGGGGCCCTCAGGGCCCGCCGAAGCCGCCGTTGAACTGCAGCTCGCTGAAGGTGTTGCTGGCCGGATCGAACACTGCGCCCCAGAACTGCGTACCGCCGTCGCAGACGCGGATTGCTTCCCGTGCCGGATTGATGCCGCTGTCGTCGGGCAGGTGGAAGGCGTTGACGTAGATCAGCCGCTTGCCGGCGCTTTCGATGCCGACGTACTGGCGGTCGAAGTCCAGCACCTTCGGCACTTGCGCTTCAAGCGATGACAGCTGGGCTTCCAATTGATCGATCTGCTGCCGGCTGGGCGCCCAGTAGCCGCTGACCCGCCCGGCCTCGCGGCCGGGACTGGGTCGCGAACAGGTGTCGAGCACCTGCGCGGCGATGATCGGGCGGGTGACCACCCAGGACTGGCCGGTGCGCTCGGCGGTCGGCACGCTGGCCGGGCCGCGCGTAGTGGTGCAGGCGCCCAGGGTGGCTGCGAGGGCGATCGCAGCCGTGGGCAGCAGCAGGCGGGTGCAGCGGTTCACAACACCTCCGAAGCGTAATCGGCCAGGCGCGAACGCTCGCCCCGGCGCAGGGTGATGTGTGCACTATGCGGCCAGTTCTTGAAGCGATCCACCGCGTAGGTCAGGCCCGAAGTGGTTTCGGTCAGGTACGGGGTGTCGATCTGCTCGACGTTGCCCAGGCAGACGATCTTGGTGCCGGGACCGGCACGGGTGATCAGCGTCTTCATCTGCTTCGGGGTGAGGTTCTGCGCCTCGTCCAGGATCAGGTAGCGCGACAGGAAGGTGCGGCCGCGCATGAAGTTCATCGAGCGGATCTTGATGCGGCTGGCGAGCAGGTCGTTGGTGGCCTGGCGGCCCCAGGTGCCGCCTTCCTGGTTGTGCGTGAGCACTTCCAGGTTGTCGGTCAGCGCGCCCATCCACGGCGTCATCTTCTCCTCCTCGGTGCCTGGCAGGAAACCGATGTCTTCGCCGACGCTGACCGTGGCGCGGGTCATGATGATCTCGCGGTAGCGCTGCTGGTCCATCGTCTGCGCCAGGCCGGCGGCCAGCGCCAGCAGGGTCTTGCCGGTACCGGCGGTACCCAGCAGGGTGACGAAGTCGATTTCCGGGTCCATCAGTGCGTTGAGCGCGAAGTTCTGCTCGCGGTTGCGCGCGCTGATGCCCCACACGGCGTGGCTGCCATGGCGGAAATCATCGACCAGCGACAGCACCACCTTGCCGTCGCCGACCACGCGGCTGACACGCAGTTCGACTTCGTCTTCGCCGGGCAGGTAGACGTACTGGTTCGGGTACCACTCCTCGCCATCCTGCGCCTGGATTTCGTAATGCGTGCGGCCCTTGTCGCTCCAACTGCGCAGGTCGTCGCCGTGACGCTTCCAGAAGTCTTCCGGCAGCTCGGTGGCGCCGGTGTAGAGCAGGCTGAAATCGTCCAGCGCGCGGTCGTTCTCGTAGTCCTCGGACACGATGCCGGCGATGGCGGCCTTGATCCGCAGGTTGATGTCCTTGGAAACGAACACCACCGGCAGGTCCGGGGTTTCTTCCTTCAGCGCGAGGATCGCGCCGAGGATGGCATTGTCGGGAATGACCTTGCCAAAGCTCTTGCCCGCGTCGAAATGGCTGGTCTGGAAGCGCAGCTTGCCCGCGCTCTGCTTGCCGCGCAGCTGCAGGCCATTGGGGCGCTGCAGCGGAATGCCGTCGGCCAGGTTGTCCAGGCCGGATTCCTGCACCAGCTCATTGAGGAAGCGGCTCACCTGGCGGGCGTTGCGGCTCGCCTCGGAGGTGCCCTTCTTGCCGTTGTCCAGCTCCTCGATCACCTGCATGGGCAGGTAGACGTCGTGTTCCTCGAATTTGAACAGCGCGGTGGGATCGTGCATCAGCACATTGGTATCCAGCACGTAGATGCGCTTGCCTCGGGTCATCGTCGATTCCTGGTTACGGACAGGGAAAAACCACCACGGCCTGCTGCAGGGCAGGGTGATGGCAGACACAGTAGGCAGTGGGACTCACTTGGACTGGGAGGCCTTCAGTTCGGCGAGAACGGCATCGGCATGGCCGGCAACCTTGACCTTGCGCCAGGACTGCACGATGCGGCTGTCGGGGGAAATCAGGAAGGTGCTGCGTTCGATGCCACGTACCTGCTTGCCGTACATGTTCTTCATCTTGATCACGTCGAAGGCGGTGCACAGCGCTTCGTCGCCATCGCTGACCAGCGGGAAGCTGAAGCCCTGCTTGGCACAGAAGTTGTCGTGCGACTTCACCGAGTCGCGAGAGACGCCGAGCACGACCGCACCAGCCTTCTTGAACTTCGGAAGCAGGGCGTTGAAGTCGATGCCTTCGGTGGTACAGCCTGGGGTGCTGTCCTTGGGATAGAAGTACAGCACCAGCCACTGGCCGGCATAGTTGCCGAGGGTGGCCTGGTCGCCACCGGACAGTGCCAGCGGCAGGGAGAGGGTGGTGCTGTCCAGGGTATCGCCGTTGTTCATGAGGTCCTTCTGTCGAGCCTGGGGTGTTTCTACGACAATTGCATGAAACGCCACGCGCCCGTGAGAGGCGCGCGAAAATCCGCACGTCCGATCAGAATTTCATCGGGTCCATGATCGCGTCCAGGTTCAGGTGGTCGCAGAACTCGAGGAAATCGTCGCGCAGCGCGGCGATGTGCATGTTGGCCGGCACGCCGATGGTGACCTGCGCGCTGAACATCTCCGCACCGGTCTGCATGGCGCGGTAGCGCGTGCTCTGCAGGTTCTCGATGGTGATGCCCTGGCGGTCGAAGAAATCGGCCAGCTGGAACAGGATGCCCGGCTTGTCGGCGGCGATCACCTCGACGATGTACGGCAGCAGGTTGGACTGCGCCTGCTTGGCGGCGGTGCGGTACCAGACCAGCTTCAGGCCTTCCTCGCGCTCGAGCCGGGTCAGCATCGCTTCCAGCTTGGCCACCGAGTCCCATGAGCCGGTGGCCAGGGCGGTGACCGAGACATCGCGACCGACCGTGGCCAGGCGTGCGTCCACCAGATTGCAGCCGCTGTCGGCAATGCGGCGGGTGACGGACAGCAGGGGGGACTCCGGATGCGTCGTATAGGCGTTGATCAGGAGGTGGTTTTCGCTCGGCGCGGGGCGCGGGGTGGTGTCGGTCAAGGCGATTCCGGGTAATGCATGCGTTAGTCTGAATGCCCGCCAGAGGCGGGGATCCACCGGTGTCCAGCATACTTGCCCGTGCTTTCGCGCCGCAAGTAACATTCAGGTCGCCCCCGGCCTTTCGTGGCGGGCGTTTTCCCTTTCCAGCCAAGAGCAGCACGTCCTTGTCCCTTTCCGGCCTCATCACCGCGCTGGCGACCCCGTTCCGGGCCGACGGCGCCCTCGATCCCGACGGTTGGCAGCGCCTGCTGCACCTGCAACTGGAAGGTCGCGTCCATGGCGTTGTCGTTGCCGGCTCGACCGGCGAGGCGGCAACGCTCACCGATGCCGAGTACGACCTGCTGCTCGCCAGCGCGGTCGAGCGCATCGGCGGCCGCATCCCGGTCATGGCCGGTACCGGCCTGTCGGGCACCGCCAAGACCATCGAACAGACCCGCCGTGCCGCCGCGCTCGGCGCCAGCCATGCGCTGGTGGTCACCCCGCCTTACGTGCGGCCGACCCAGGCTGGCCTGATCGCGCACTACCGCGCGGTCGCCGACCAGGGCGGGCTGCCTGTCGTGCTGTACAACGTGCCAGGCCGCACCGGTTGCGACATGCAGCCGGAGACCGTGGCCGAGCTGGCCAGCCATCCCAACATCGTCGGCATCAAGGAGGCGGTGGGCGACACCGGCCGGGTGCAGGCGCTGCTGGCCCTGCGCAGCCCGCAGTTCGCCGTGCTCAGCGGCGACGACGGCACGGCGGCACGGTCGATCCAGGCCGGCGTCGATGGTCTGATCTCGGTCGGATCCAATGTGCTTCCGGGCGCTTACCGCCGGATGTGTGAGCTGGCCGCCGCCCACGACCATGAAGCCACCGGGTCCTGGGACGCGCGCCTGCAGCCGTTCCATGACTTCTGCGGTGTCGAGCCGAACCCGATTCCGGTCAAGGCGCTGCTGCGCCGCATCGGCATCGGCCACGACCTGCGCCTGCCGCTGCTGCCGCTGTCGGCGCCGCACCATGCGGCCGCCGACCATCTTGCCGGCGACATCGCCGCCCTCGAAGCCCTTTCCAGCCACTGACCTTTCGTCTTGGTCTGACCCAGGAGATTCACATGCGTCAATCCGTTTCCACTGTCCGCGTGCTGTCCTACGCCCTGCTTGCTGTAGCTGTTGCGGCCGGCACCACCGGTTGCTTCAAGCGTGGCGTCAAGGGCGACTACGCCCTGGCCCCGGAAATGCGCCCGCTGGAAGTGCCGCCGGACCTGAACCTGCCGGCCACCACCGGTGACAACAAGGTGCCGGCGCTGGTTTCGGCCACCAAGCCGGCAGCACCGGCAGCCGCGGCTCCGGCCGTTGGCAACACCGGTTTCACCATTGCCGGCGGCAAGGATGAAGCCTTCGCCAAGGTCGGTACCGCGCTGGAAGGCGTGGAGGGCGTGACCATCGCCAGCCGCGCCCAGCTGCTCGGTTCGTACGACGTGGCCTACGAAGGCAGCAACTTCCTGGTCCGCGTGGTGGCCGTCGATGCTGGCGCCTACATCTCCGCGGTCGACCCGCGTGGCCTGCCGGCCACCGCCGAAGCGCCGGTGAAGCTGATCGCCGCGCTGAAGGCGAAGCTGGCCCAGTAAGGCCGGTCGGGTGGGCGTGGGCCCAGGCCCGCACCTGCCCGGGTAGAGGCCGACCTTGGTCGGCACTTCTGTGCCAACCAAGGTTGGCACCTACCGAGAACAGAAAAGGGCGCCATGGGCGCCCTTTTCCGTTGTCGCAGCGGGCGCTTCTCAGCGCTCCAGCAGCTTCAGCTTGTCCGGCTTGCCATCCCACTCGCCGGCGTCGGCGGGCGGGTCCTTGCGCACGGTCAGCACCGGCCACTCCTTCGCCAGTTCGGCGTTGAGCGCGACGAAGCCTTCCTGGCCGGCGGGGACATCGTCCTCCGGGAAGATCGCATTGACCGGGCACTCCGGCTCGCAGAGGGTGCAGTCGATGCACTCATCCGGGTCGATCACCAGGAAGTTCGGGCCTTCGTGGAAGCAATCCACGGGGCATACTTCCACGCAATCGGTGTGTTTGCACTTGATGCAGTTTTCGGTGACGACAAAGGGCATGGGCTGGGGGTGGATCGATTCCTGAACCCGCCAATTCTAGAACAGGTTGGCCTCCGGTGTCGGCGCAGAGCGGAAATCGGGCGTCTGGCAGGCGCGGCCGTGGCGGTCATTGGCGGCAGGGCAGGGCCTGTGCGACGCTGCGGGGCGATCGGTCACCCGCCGTGGCCGGACTCCCTTCCCAGCAGGATCGTCCATGTCCCAAGCCCAGCCCAGCACCGCGCCCCACGGCGGTGAGAACACTGCATTCATCGTCCTGATCAGCTGCGTGGCCACCCTCGGTGGATTCCTGTTCGGCTTCGACAGTGGTGTCATCAATGGCACGGTCGACGGCCTTCGCCAGGCCTTCAACTCCAGCGAGGCGGCGCTCGGTTTCGAAGTCGCTTCGATGCTGCTGGGGTGCGCCATCGGTGCCTTCCTGGCCGGCTGGCTGGGGGATCGCCTGGGCCGTCGTGGCGTGCTGATCGTGTCGGCGCTGATGTTCCTGGTTTCGGCGCTGGGCGCCGGTGCCGCCCACGCCTCCTGGCTGTTCATTGCTGCACGCGTGCTTGGCGGCTTCGCGGTGGGGGCGGCGAGCGTGATGTCGCCGGCCTACATCGCTGAAGTGGCCTCGGCGCGCTATCGCGGGCGTCTGGCCACCGTGCAGCAGATGGCGATCATCTGCGGCCTGTTCGCGGCGTTCCTCAGCAACTACCTGCTGGCCCGCGCCGCCGGGGCCTCGACCGAGCCGTTGTGGCTGGGCCAGGAGGCCTGGCGCTGGATGTTCTGGATGCAGGCGCTGCCCTCGGGGCTGTTCCTGCTGCTGTTGCTGGTGATTCCCGAAAGCCCGCGCTTCCTGGTCGTGAAGGGGCGCCCGGAGCAGGCGAGGGCGGTGCTGTCGCGCCTGTATGGTGAGGGCACGGCTGCGACCAAGCTGGCCGAGATCGAGGCCAGCCTGGCCCAGGACCAGCACAAGCCACGCTTCGCCGACCTGCGCGACAAGGTCACCGGCAAGCTGCGCCCGATCCTCTGGGTCGGCATCGGCCTGGCGATGTTCCAGCAGCTGGTCGGCATCAACGTGGTGTTCTACTACGGCGCAGTGCTGTGGCAGGCGGTCGGCTTCTCGGAAAGTGACGCGCTGCTGATCAACGTGCTGTCCGGTGCATTGAGCATCGGCGCCTGCCTGCTGACGGTGCTGTTGATCGACCGCATCGGGCGCAGGCCGCTGCTGTGGATCGGTTCGGTCGGCATGTCGGTGGCGCTGGTGCTGATGGTGGTCGCTTTCGCCAGTGGCAGTCTTGCCGACGGTCGCCTGCAGCTGTCCGATGGCATGGGCCGGCTGGCGCTGGTCGCGGCCAATGTCTACGTGGTGTTCTTCAACATGTCCTGGGGCCCGGTGATGTGGGTGATGCTGGGCGAGATGTTCCCCAACCAGATCCGCGGCCCGGCGCTGGCCGTTGCCGGTGCGGCGCAGTGGACCTCGAATTTCGCGATCACCGTGACCTTCCCGATGCTGCTGGCCGGCATCGGCCTGGCCGGTGCCTATGGCATCTATACGGTGGCGGCCATCCTTTCGATCTTCTTCGTGGTCCGCTACGTGCGCGAGACCAAGGGCAAGGAGCTGGAGCAGATGGAAGGCTGACGGCCGGCCTGTGTTTCAGCGCCTCCCTGTTCTGCGGGGAGGTGGCAGGCCAGCCGATCCAGGACACGCCGTAAACCCATCCATGGGGGCTCGATGGCGCCATGGATGGGCTTTTGCGTGTCCAGGCCAGGGTGGCCGGCCCCCTCAAACGCAGGAAAAGGCAGGCGCCAAAGCGACCAAACCGATCGATGCCATTGCAAACCCCGGACAACAGAAAAGCCCGCACAAGGCGGGCTTTTTCGGTTCCTGCTGCGGCGACTGGCGCTCCCTAGGGGACTCGAACCCCTGTTTTAGCCTTGAGAGGGCCACGTCCTAACCACTAGACGAAGGGAGCGTAACTGTGTCGCTGCCGAGGCAGGAGCGCTAGTATATGCACCTCGATGCCATTGGGCAATCCCGAAACTTCAACCGGAAGCGCCAACATCATTTCCTCTGCTCCATCACCGTTCAGCCTGCGCGTCATCCCGCGCGACCAGCACACGATCTCCCGCAAGGACATCAGCCCGAACGCCCTGCGCGTGCTTTATCGCCTGCGCGATGCCGGCTTCGGCGCCTACCTTGTCGGCGGCGCGGTGCGCGACCTGCTGGTCAATGGCCAACCCAAGGATTTCGACGTGGCCACCGACGCCACGCCCGAACAGGTCAAGCAGCTGTTCCGCAACTGCCGCCTGATCGGCCGCCGCTTCCGCCTCGCCCACGTTGTGTTCGGCCGCGAGATCATCGAAGTCGCCACCTTCCGCGCCAACAGCGATGACGGCAGCGGCGACCGCGAGATGGAAAACGGCATGCTCGTGCGCGACAACGTGTACGGCACCATCGAAGACGACGCCGTCCGCCGCGACTTCACCTGCAACGCCCTGTACTACGCCATCGAGGATTTCTCGGTGCGTGACTACACCGGCGGCTTCGAAGACGTGCAGGCGCGCCTGATGAAGCTCATCGGCGACCCGGTGCAGCGCTACCAGGAAGACCCGGTGCGCATGCTGCGCGCCGTGCGCCTGGCGGCCAAGCTCGGCTTCCAGATCGAAGAGGGCACCGCCGCGCCGATCCCGCAGCTGGCCGGCCTGCTCAACGAAGCCGCACCGGCACGCCTGTTCGAGGAAGTGCTGAAGCTGTTCCTGTCCGGGCACGGCGTGGCCAGCTTCGAAGGCCTGGAGCGTTACGGTCTGCTGGACGTATTGTTCCCGGAAAGCGCAAAGGCG is a genomic window containing:
- a CDS encoding peroxiredoxin, which codes for MNNGDTLDSTTLSLPLALSGGDQATLGNYAGQWLVLYFYPKDSTPGCTTEGIDFNALLPKFKKAGAVVLGVSRDSVKSHDNFCAKQGFSFPLVSDGDEALCTAFDVIKMKNMYGKQVRGIERSTFLISPDSRIVQSWRKVKVAGHADAVLAELKASQSK
- a CDS encoding sugar porter family MFS transporter codes for the protein MSQAQPSTAPHGGENTAFIVLISCVATLGGFLFGFDSGVINGTVDGLRQAFNSSEAALGFEVASMLLGCAIGAFLAGWLGDRLGRRGVLIVSALMFLVSALGAGAAHASWLFIAARVLGGFAVGAASVMSPAYIAEVASARYRGRLATVQQMAIICGLFAAFLSNYLLARAAGASTEPLWLGQEAWRWMFWMQALPSGLFLLLLLVIPESPRFLVVKGRPEQARAVLSRLYGEGTAATKLAEIEASLAQDQHKPRFADLRDKVTGKLRPILWVGIGLAMFQQLVGINVVFYYGAVLWQAVGFSESDALLINVLSGALSIGACLLTVLLIDRIGRRPLLWIGSVGMSVALVLMVVAFASGSLADGRLQLSDGMGRLALVAANVYVVFFNMSWGPVMWVMLGEMFPNQIRGPALAVAGAAQWTSNFAITVTFPMLLAGIGLAGAYGIYTVAAILSIFFVVRYVRETKGKELEQMEG
- a CDS encoding PhoH family protein, yielding MTRGKRIYVLDTNVLMHDPTALFKFEEHDVYLPMQVIEELDNGKKGTSEASRNARQVSRFLNELVQESGLDNLADGIPLQRPNGLQLRGKQSAGKLRFQTSHFDAGKSFGKVIPDNAILGAILALKEETPDLPVVFVSKDINLRIKAAIAGIVSEDYENDRALDDFSLLYTGATELPEDFWKRHGDDLRSWSDKGRTHYEIQAQDGEEWYPNQYVYLPGEDEVELRVSRVVGDGKVVLSLVDDFRHGSHAVWGISARNREQNFALNALMDPEIDFVTLLGTAGTGKTLLALAAGLAQTMDQQRYREIIMTRATVSVGEDIGFLPGTEEEKMTPWMGALTDNLEVLTHNQEGGTWGRQATNDLLASRIKIRSMNFMRGRTFLSRYLILDEAQNLTPKQMKTLITRAGPGTKIVCLGNVEQIDTPYLTETTSGLTYAVDRFKNWPHSAHITLRRGERSRLADYASEVL
- the fdxA gene encoding ferredoxin FdxA — encoded protein: MPFVVTENCIKCKHTDCVEVCPVDCFHEGPNFLVIDPDECIDCTLCEPECPVNAIFPEDDVPAGQEGFVALNAELAKEWPVLTVRKDPPADAGEWDGKPDKLKLLER
- a CDS encoding glycine cleavage system protein R — its product is MTDTTPRPAPSENHLLINAYTTHPESPLLSVTRRIADSGCNLVDARLATVGRDVSVTALATGSWDSVAKLEAMLTRLEREEGLKLVWYRTAAKQAQSNLLPYIVEVIAADKPGILFQLADFFDRQGITIENLQSTRYRAMQTGAEMFSAQVTIGVPANMHIAALRDDFLEFCDHLNLDAIMDPMKF
- the pcnB gene encoding polynucleotide adenylyltransferase PcnB, translated to MGNPETSTGSANIISSAPSPFSLRVIPRDQHTISRKDISPNALRVLYRLRDAGFGAYLVGGAVRDLLVNGQPKDFDVATDATPEQVKQLFRNCRLIGRRFRLAHVVFGREIIEVATFRANSDDGSGDREMENGMLVRDNVYGTIEDDAVRRDFTCNALYYAIEDFSVRDYTGGFEDVQARLMKLIGDPVQRYQEDPVRMLRAVRLAAKLGFQIEEGTAAPIPQLAGLLNEAAPARLFEEVLKLFLSGHGVASFEGLERYGLLDVLFPESAKALKSNRTGALRRMLVEGLANTDARVANDEPVSPAFLFALLLWPAFCRAQATLLKQGVAPEEAQRRAADRVTVQQLSTIALPRRFSLPMQEIWLLQSRFGSRQRKRVFRTLTHPRFRAAFDFLSLRQVASAEHAADVEFWREAQAQSGRELESSLDAMHSEEGDDENGAPRKRRRRRRRPGASAGAAGE
- the dapA gene encoding 4-hydroxy-tetrahydrodipicolinate synthase — encoded protein: MSLSGLITALATPFRADGALDPDGWQRLLHLQLEGRVHGVVVAGSTGEAATLTDAEYDLLLASAVERIGGRIPVMAGTGLSGTAKTIEQTRRAAALGASHALVVTPPYVRPTQAGLIAHYRAVADQGGLPVVLYNVPGRTGCDMQPETVAELASHPNIVGIKEAVGDTGRVQALLALRSPQFAVLSGDDGTAARSIQAGVDGLISVGSNVLPGAYRRMCELAAAHDHEATGSWDARLQPFHDFCGVEPNPIPVKALLRRIGIGHDLRLPLLPLSAPHHAAADHLAGDIAALEALSSH